A stretch of the Geovibrio thiophilus genome encodes the following:
- the fliM gene encoding flagellar motor switch protein FliM — MADILSQEEIDALLSTVSTEDDLSDNSIQQLDFVPKKISVYDFRRPDRVSKEQLRSIRNLHDKFARNFSSSLSNFLRTITDITLVSVDQMTYGEFLMSLPDPTSFNIISMIPMEGNAVLEINPSLVFPIVDKLLGGPGQPLFQTRELTSLEQHIIEGIITLILKDLEEVWRQIVQNIRFKKELSENSPHIIQIVAQNEVVILVVFEIKFGEATGMMNLCIPAIVLEPVLGKISSQDWLIGAKKGRFGDNEKHILEMLGEIKIPLRAAIGHTTLTIEEIMNLQEGDLVMMDAKSGTPANIHVNNKKKFYGHIGTLGVRKAVRINEIITDEGNEERTG; from the coding sequence ATGGCAGATATTTTAAGTCAGGAAGAGATTGATGCGCTGTTGTCCACCGTATCCACGGAGGATGATCTATCGGATAATTCGATACAGCAGCTTGACTTTGTGCCCAAGAAGATTTCGGTCTATGATTTCCGCAGACCGGACAGGGTTTCAAAGGAGCAGCTTCGTTCTATCCGCAACCTGCATGATAAGTTTGCGCGCAACTTTTCGTCCTCTCTGTCAAACTTTCTCAGAACTATCACTGATATAACTCTGGTGAGTGTGGATCAGATGACATACGGCGAGTTTCTTATGTCTCTTCCCGATCCCACCAGTTTCAACATTATAAGCATGATACCGATGGAGGGGAATGCTGTTCTTGAGATAAATCCTTCGCTGGTTTTCCCCATAGTCGACAAGCTTCTGGGCGGCCCCGGGCAGCCTTTGTTTCAGACCCGTGAGCTCACTAGTCTGGAGCAGCATATCATAGAAGGGATCATAACGCTGATTCTGAAGGATCTGGAGGAAGTTTGGCGGCAGATTGTCCAGAACATCCGCTTCAAGAAGGAACTGAGCGAGAACAGCCCGCACATAATACAGATTGTGGCGCAGAACGAGGTTGTTATCCTTGTGGTGTTTGAGATAAAGTTCGGCGAGGCGACGGGGATGATGAACCTCTGTATTCCTGCCATAGTTCTTGAGCCCGTTCTCGGCAAAATCAGCAGTCAGGACTGGCTTATCGGCGCCAAGAAGGGACGTTTCGGCGATAATGAAAAGCACATCCTTGAGATGCTTGGTGAAATAAAGATTCCGCTTCGTGCTGCCATAGGTCATACTACCCTTACCATTGAAGAGATAATGAATCTTCAGGAGGGAGATCTGGTCATGATGGACGCCAAGTCGGGAACCCCCGCAAATATCCACGTGAACAACAAGAAGAAATTTTACGGTCATATAGGTACGCTGGGCGTGCGCAAGGCTGTCAGAATAAATGAAATAATAACGGATGAA
- a CDS encoding protein-glutamate methylesterase/protein-glutamine glutaminase, with product MNKIKVVIVDDSAFMRKAIESMLAKDPEIEIVGQGRNGIDAVEMARNLKPDVMTLDIEMPRMDGLSALEKIMSENPLPVIMVSSLTTEGAEATMKALDLGAVDFIPKEKSFASFGVMNIEDDLRNKIKQFARRTNLMRRLRPASFTRPAASSAPFGGVQAPVAPASRTISKPGHKRIVIIGTSTGGPQSLQKVIPRLPADIGVPIVVVQHMPPNFTQSLAQRLNSLSKLNVIESQGNEKLEPNTVYIAKGGQHLRIKKIGANYVTELNSDAGGHLHVPSVDVTAASVAEAAGKDALGVIMTGMGADGKKGLQLLKLKGGNVIAQDEDSSIVYGMPRAVVEAGIADEIVPLDDIFNRIIFHCK from the coding sequence AAGGCCATTGAGTCCATGCTTGCCAAGGATCCGGAGATCGAAATAGTCGGTCAGGGGCGCAACGGTATTGACGCCGTTGAAATGGCGAGAAATCTTAAGCCCGATGTAATGACTCTGGACATCGAAATGCCCAGAATGGACGGACTGAGCGCCCTTGAAAAAATAATGAGTGAAAACCCGCTGCCCGTTATTATGGTCAGCTCGCTCACCACGGAAGGCGCCGAAGCCACAATGAAAGCACTCGATCTCGGTGCTGTGGACTTCATTCCCAAAGAAAAATCATTCGCCAGCTTCGGCGTTATGAACATAGAAGACGATCTGCGCAACAAGATAAAGCAGTTCGCCAGAAGAACAAACCTCATGCGCAGGCTCCGCCCGGCGTCATTCACCAGACCGGCGGCTTCTTCCGCTCCGTTCGGCGGAGTGCAGGCTCCGGTTGCCCCCGCAAGCAGAACCATCTCCAAGCCCGGGCATAAGCGCATAGTAATCATCGGCACATCCACAGGGGGACCCCAGTCTCTCCAGAAGGTTATACCCCGGCTCCCTGCGGATATAGGCGTGCCGATAGTGGTGGTTCAGCATATGCCCCCCAACTTCACACAATCCCTCGCCCAGAGACTTAACTCTCTGAGCAAGCTGAATGTCATAGAATCTCAGGGGAACGAAAAGCTGGAGCCGAACACCGTTTATATCGCAAAAGGCGGGCAGCACCTGAGAATAAAGAAAATAGGCGCAAACTATGTAACGGAGCTTAACTCTGACGCGGGCGGACATCTTCATGTTCCCAGTGTCGACGTGACTGCGGCATCAGTCGCGGAAGCAGCAGGGAAAGACGCTCTGGGAGTTATCATGACCGGCATGGGCGCTGACGGGAAAAAAGGACTCCAGCTTCTCAAACTCAAAGGCGGCAATGTCATAGCGCAGGATGAGGACTCAAGTATAGTTTACGGAATGCCCCGTGCAGTCGTCGAAGCAGGAATAGCTGATGAAATCGTTCCCCTTGACGATATATTTAACAGGATAATATTCCACTGTAAGTAA